One Helicobacteraceae bacterium genomic window, GCTACCCGATCGAGCATATAGCAAACCACGAAAAGACGCTGAAGGCGGGACACCCAAACAACATTATCTTTCTCTCATACGACGCTTTTGGCGTGTTGCCGCCCGTGGCGAAGCTGACCAAAGAGCAGGCGATGTATTACTTTTTGAGCGGCTATACCGCGAAAGTCGCGGGGACGGAGCGGGGCGTTACCGAACCGCAAACGACGTTTAGCGCCTGCTTTGGAGAGGTGTTTATGACGCTTCACCCGACCGATTACGCCAAGTTGCTGGGCGAAAAGATCGACAAGCATAAGGCTAACGTCTATCTTGTGAATACGGGGCTTAGCGGCGGAGCGTATGGCGTGGGCAAACGAATGAGTATAAAAACGACGCGCGGTTGCGTTAACGCGATCCTAAACGGATCGATCGAAAAAGCCGCGTTCAAAACTACGCCTATCTTTGGGCTTGCGATACCGGAAACATTGGAGGGCGTAGATAGCGCCATTTTGGATCCAAAAAGCGCGTGGGCGGATAAAGCGGCGTATGACCGGACGGCGAAAAAACTCGCCGAAGAGTTTATTAAAAATTTCAAACGCTATCAAGGCGGAAACAGCGCGTTTGATTTCAGCGCCGCGGGACCAAAAGTATAGATCGACGGAGATCGGAAAAGTCCGATCTCGCGTTACATTTTCGTAAGTTTTTAGCGGAGGGCAAAAAGTGGGAGAGCTTATCGGCGTTTATAAAGTTAAAGCGCTCAGATTTTTAGTTATGCGCGTTAGCGGCGCGGGTATATTTGCCATAGGAGCGCTGATCGTCTGGGCGTTAAGCGCTCTTAATTATAGCGGCTCGATTACCGCTCTTGCGGCGTTTGCTCTGTTTCTTCTCGCGTTGGGGGCGTTTTTTATTTATAGCTCGTTTGTATTGAAGCCAAAATACTACTTTGAAGCCTACGAAAACGGCGTGGTCGTCAAACGCAAAAGCGGCGACGTTAGCTTAATGTTTTCGGAAATAGAAGACGTTTTGCCATACGTTACGGCGAGCAGAGAAAATCTTGAATTTAGGATAAATAACGTAGCTTTTCGTAAAGACGCGCAAAACGAATGGTTCGTGATTACTTTTCAGTATGAGAACGGCGCCGCGTTGATTGACGGTTTTCTTGAATTACACGCCGAACATAGAGGTTCAAAACAAGTAGAAGAGATTGAGAAAGCGGGATTTACGTCTATTAAATATGTAGAGAAATCGGCGCTTACCAAAGAGGCTTTTTCGCCAAAAGCGCTTATCGATTCACACGGCGAATATCTAAAAAAATACGAGAATTATAAAACTCTCTATTTGGCGGCGGATCATATAAAAATCGAGAATCAAACCGTCTATTTTGATCAAAGCGATCGAATGGAGATAAAGGGATTGACTTCGGATACGATCTACATAATAGATCAAAACGGTAAAGAGAAATTTTCTATCCCGTATCTCGCGGTATTTTCGCCTGATATTTTTATCGCGATTTTATCGACAAAAGTAGAGTTTAAGCGCTAATGTTCGCTAAAACGATCTTTATTGGCGCTACGAGAGCGGGCGCAGGCATATAGCCCATTACGCGGAGTTAGGGATTAAAGTAGCGCCGTTTAAGCCGATTGAAACGGGCGTAGTCGATCTGATCGCCGACGCGCAAAGGCTTAAAAAGCCGCCGATTCCGCTTGCAATCTAAGTTTTGATCTTAAGAGCCCCGTTCGCTTTGAGCGGGATACGCGGCTTGCCTAGCCGAAAGAGAATTAAGCGGCGCTCGCGCCGCCAACCTTTCGCGTTTTCGCAAATATGATAGCATTCGCGCAATAGTTGGACGGTAGTAAATGCTTGATCGATATATCGCTTGGCTCTATTTTCGCCATACGGCTCTGATTCTCGCCGCGCTGACGACGTTTTTTGTCGGCATGGATACGTTAGGCGCCGCCTCAAAACTGCCGGATTCGGCTAACCTAATTTTACTATTCGCGCTGTTTCGCGCCGCTAGGGCGCTGGATATTATCCTACCGCTCTCGCTGGTTTTCGGCGCGATTGCGACAAACATTCGGCTTGTTCGCTCAAACGAGCTCGTGGCGCTTTATAGCATAGGCGCCTCGCGGCTGAAAACGCTTAAGCCGTTTGTAGTCGTATCCCTTGCGATCTCGTGCGCCTATATCGCGCTCTGCTCGACGCAGTTTGTCTATCTTAGCGACAAAGCCGACGCGATCAAGCAAAAACGCGACTTCTCGACTATCACGCAGGATCTTTTTATCCGCTACGACAACCGTTTCATCTATATTAAAGAGCTTCTGCCGCTACAAAACGAGGCTAGAGGCGTAGATATTTTGGAGGTTATAGACGGCGATCTCTCCCGCTTTATCCGCGCCAAGAAAGGCGTTTTCAAAGACGGCGTTTGGCTGCTTAGCGACGTATCGATCATAACCAAACCCTCCGAGTTAATACTTGGCGATTCGGGCATCGTCGCGGAGGAGCGCGAAAACATGGAGGAGCTGCGGGGATTCAGACCCGACGTTATGGATACGATCTACGAGCAAAAATTCACATATAGTCTAATAGACGCGGCGCGCGCGTGGATACTGTTTGCCAATCAGGATATAAACACCTATCGCATTCGCAGCATACTATACGCTACAATCGTTTTTCCTCTGTTCGCGCCGCTCTTTGTCTCGCTCGTATTTGCTTACGCGCCGGTTAGCCCTCGTTTTTTCAACATGGCTATGTTTAGCTCCGTATCGATTTTATCGGTTTTGGTGGCGTGGGGCGCGCTTTACTCGTTGGCGCAGGCGGCAAAAAACGGCGCCGCGTCTCCCGAAGCCGCGCTTTTGCTTCCGTTTGCGCTTAGCGCCGCGATCGTCGCTCTCCTGCTGAAAAGAAAATTGTGATCCGCGCGAATAAAAGCGTCTTAGCCGCCGTCAATCGCAAAAACGAGGCGGGCTTTGCGGGTTTGGTTTATTAAGCTAGATATGCTCCTTTTTGATATACTGCCGCCAAATAGCGAGAAAACGGGCTTTTGAATATATACGCGTTCAACTCTCCCATTTTTGCGACTATAATCTAGGCGAAACGATACGGATGCGAATAGACTATAAGGCGATTTTTGGCGACGTTAAAACGATAGCGATTGCGGGGCTTTCGCCCGATCCGTCTAAACCGAGCCATTACGTGTCGGAATATCTACAGAAACGCGGCTATAAGATCGCGCCGATATATCCAAAAGGCGAGACGATTTTGGGCGAAAGGGTTTACGGCTCGCTAACGCAAATCCCCGATTGCGTCGATATGGTCGTTATGTTTCGCAAAGCAAGCTACGCAAACGGGCTTATCGACGAGGCGATCGCGCGCGGCGACGTTAAAGTCTTTTGGCTTCAAGAGGGGATTATAAACGACGAGGCATGCGAAAAAGCGGCGCGGCGCGGCATTGTCGCCGTGCAGGATCGTTGCGCTATGAAAATACACAGAGAAACTTGCAAATGATTACTATCAAAGACATACAAGAGGCTAGATCGCGCATAGAGGTCGCGCTGGCGAAAACGTCGTTCGCGTTTGGACCGTTTATCAGCGAATATACGGGGTTAAATATATTTTTCAAAAAAGAGAATCTGCAAAACACGGGCAGCTTCAAATTGCGCGGCGCGTTCAACAAGATCGCCTCGCTTAGCGACGTCGATCGCGCCAAAGGGGTGATCGCCGCCAGCGCCGGTAACCATGCGCAGGGGGTGGCGTATTCCGCTCGCCATTTTGGAATCAAAAGCTATATCGTAATGCCCGAAGCCACGCCGTTACTAAAGGTAAACGGAGTTAAGAGCTTGGGCGGCGCGGCGATTTTGCGCGGCGCGAATTACGACGAGGCTTACGATTACGCCCTATCTTACGCCAAAGAGCGCAATCTTACCTTTGTTCACCCATTTGCCGACGAGGCGGTTATAGCGGGGCAGGGAACGATCGCGCTGGAAATGCTTGACGAGATCGGCGATCTAGACGCGATTGTCGCTCCGATTGGCGGCGGCGGGTTGATTAGCGGCGTGGCGACGGCGGCGAAAGCGCTTAGCCCGAACATTAAAATAATAGGCGTCAACGCCGTCGGCGCGAACGCTATGAAAAACTCGTTTTACGCCAAAAAACCGATCAACAGCCAGAGCGTTCGCACGATCGCGGACGGCATAGCGGTCAGGGACGTTTCTTTAACGACCTTCGAGTATATAAGCTCGCTTTTGGACGATATTGTCGAGGTGGACGACGAGGAGATCGCCAACGCGATTTTGTTTTTGATCGAAAAACAGAAGCTCGTCGTCGAAGGCGCCGGCGCGGTCGGCGCGGCGGCGGCGCTACACAATCGCCTAAATCTTAAAAAAGGCGCTAAGGTCGGCATAATCCTAAGCGGCGGCAATATCGACGTAACGATGCTCTCCGTGATTATCGAAAAAGGTCTGGTGAAATCGCACCGTAAAATGTTGCTAACCGTAACGCTGATCGATAAACCCGGCAGTCTAAGGAAATTATCGGCGGCGCTAAGCGAGGCGAACGCGAATATCGTGCATATCGACTACGATCGCACCGCCCGCTCGCTGGATTACGGCGACGCTTACGTCTCCGTAGCGCTTGAAACGAAGGGCGCGGAACATCAAGAGCAAATCCGCGCTAAGCTGCGCGCCGACGGATTTGCATTCAAAGAGGTTTAATAAATGGAGCATATGCTTTTGTCGTATCAAAACGAGTTGATATTCGGCGTTTTGTTGAATATAGCGCTGACTTTGGGCTTTGGATTATACAAGGCGTTTAACGTTGATATTATGGAGGTTACGAAACTAATCGATCGCTATCCGATCGCTCCTAATTACGTCAAAACTATATTGCTTCTACTTACGCCGTATATCGGAAGTTGTTATGTTTTTTACGAGTTGTTTATGTTGCAAAAAACGATCAATCGCGGCAAAACGGTTTATGACTATATCGAGAATAAGATCGTCAAGGAATACGCTCGGCGGCGATCGAGAAAATGAGCGTTGAAACGGCGATTTTAACAAAGGACGACGATTGAGCGGCTACGCGATCGCGCTTTTGAATATGGGCGGAGCGGCAAACAACAAAGAGGTTCCGCTGTTTTTAAGAAATATGTTCCGCGATCGTCATATTTTGCGAATCGGCTTTCGCCCGCTTCGCTATTTTTTGGCGTGGATAATCGCCTTAAGGCGCAAATCGCAAGCGCTGGCGCATTACGCGCTGATTGGAGAGAGATCGCCGCTGCTAAGTCACGCGAGATCGTTGGCTGATAAGTTATCTAAAATCGCCGCCGCGCCCGTTTTTCTCGTTATGCGATACGCGCCGCCTTTTACCGACGAAGCGGTAAAAGCGATCAAGGCGAGCGGCGCAGATAAGCTGGTTTTGCTTCCGCTCTATCCGCAGTATTCCACCGCTACGACGCTGTCGTCGTTAGAGTGTTTTTACGACGAGATGAAAAAAATATCTTTCGGTCTTCCGATCGCCGTCGTCGATCGTTTTTACGATCATCCGACGTATAACGCTTGCATTGTCGACGAAATTAAAGCGGCGTTAGAATCTAAAAACTCTAACGAATTCGCTTTGATTTTCTCCGCGCACGGCTTGCCGCAAAGCGTGATCGATAAGGGCGATCCGTATCAAAGAGAGTGCGAAGCGCACGTTCAGATTTTATCAAAACGTCTAACGCTAGAAAATATCGATTTTGAAACGATCCGTTTGGCGTATCAATCTAAGGTCGGACCGCTTAAATGGATAACGCCTTCTTTGGATCTCGTTATTAACGATTTACATAGTAAAGGCGCGCGAAAACTATTAATCGTTCCGCTAAGTTTTACGATCGATAATCTTGAAACGGATTACGAGCTTTCGATAGAGTATTACAATCGCGCTAAAGAAAAGGGCTATGAAGAGGTTTTAATCGCCCGTTGCCCAAACGACTCCGATCGTTTCGCCTTAGCGTTAAGCGAGCTTGCGAACGCGGCGGCGATCGTCGCTTTTCCGAACAAGCGCGAGCGCTAGCTAAAACGCCTACTATTTGGCGACGCGTAGCGGGCGCTAACCTGTAAAACGCAACGCCGATCGCGGCGTTACCGCAAGACGCGCGAACTAGACGATCGCGGCGCGTTGCGGACATTAAAAAAAGAAAACCTGATACGCGATTAACGCTTTAGATCGCGCGATCGCTCGCTATTCCTCGCCGTATAGTAATCGCTTTAGCAACGCGGGGCGCTTGTTTAGCGACTTGGCAAGGCGTCCAAAACTCGATAACTTACCGCCTACATTAACGACGCGCCCGTTGCTGTCATAACGATCAATTTGCGTCATATAAAGATTTTTCGCGCCTGCCAAAACAAAGAGATCGCTTAACGCGACTAAGTTGATTTCATAGCGATCCAAGTC contains:
- a CDS encoding LptF/LptG family permease gives rise to the protein MLDRYIAWLYFRHTALILAALTTFFVGMDTLGAASKLPDSANLILLFALFRAARALDIILPLSLVFGAIATNIRLVRSNELVALYSIGASRLKTLKPFVVVSLAISCAYIALCSTQFVYLSDKADAIKQKRDFSTITQDLFIRYDNRFIYIKELLPLQNEARGVDILEVIDGDLSRFIRAKKGVFKDGVWLLSDVSIITKPSELILGDSGIVAEERENMEELRGFRPDVMDTIYEQKFTYSLIDAARAWILFANQDINTYRIRSILYATIVFPLFAPLFVSLVFAYAPVSPRFFNMAMFSSVSILSVLVAWGALYSLAQAAKNGAASPEAALLLPFALSAAIVALLLKRKL
- the hemH gene encoding ferrochelatase; translation: MSGYAIALLNMGGAANNKEVPLFLRNMFRDRHILRIGFRPLRYFLAWIIALRRKSQALAHYALIGERSPLLSHARSLADKLSKIAAAPVFLVMRYAPPFTDEAVKAIKASGADKLVLLPLYPQYSTATTLSSLECFYDEMKKISFGLPIAVVDRFYDHPTYNACIVDEIKAALESKNSNEFALIFSAHGLPQSVIDKGDPYQRECEAHVQILSKRLTLENIDFETIRLAYQSKVGPLKWITPSLDLVINDLHSKGARKLLIVPLSFTIDNLETDYELSIEYYNRAKEKGYEEVLIARCPNDSDRFALALSELANAAAIVAFPNKRER
- a CDS encoding CoA-binding protein, which translates into the protein MRIDYKAIFGDVKTIAIAGLSPDPSKPSHYVSEYLQKRGYKIAPIYPKGETILGERVYGSLTQIPDCVDMVVMFRKASYANGLIDEAIARGDVKVFWLQEGIINDEACEKAARRGIVAVQDRCAMKIHRETCK
- the ilvA gene encoding threonine ammonia-lyase, which produces MITIKDIQEARSRIEVALAKTSFAFGPFISEYTGLNIFFKKENLQNTGSFKLRGAFNKIASLSDVDRAKGVIAASAGNHAQGVAYSARHFGIKSYIVMPEATPLLKVNGVKSLGGAAILRGANYDEAYDYALSYAKERNLTFVHPFADEAVIAGQGTIALEMLDEIGDLDAIVAPIGGGGLISGVATAAKALSPNIKIIGVNAVGANAMKNSFYAKKPINSQSVRTIADGIAVRDVSLTTFEYISSLLDDIVEVDDEEIANAILFLIEKQKLVVEGAGAVGAAAALHNRLNLKKGAKVGIILSGGNIDVTMLSVIIEKGLVKSHRKMLLTVTLIDKPGSLRKLSAALSEANANIVHIDYDRTARSLDYGDAYVSVALETKGAEHQEQIRAKLRADGFAFKEV